One region of Qipengyuania sp. SS22 genomic DNA includes:
- a CDS encoding glycosyltransferase family 4 protein, whose translation MNGVVRTLTTTCDHLREHGHDVLVVSPDEFASVPCPTYPEIRLALAIPGAVANRLRAFSPEAIHIATEGPLGMTARRYCAKHDIRFTTAYHTQFPDYLAQRTHLPAAWFWRYIQWFHRPAKRVLVATESISEELRAHGLTQLHRWSRGVDLSCFTPDAPPPAEFADLRRPIQLYVGRVAIEKNVEAFLEADYPGSKVVVGDGPSLTSLRAKYPDVHFLGRRSGRDLAGCYAGADVFVFPSRTDTFGLVMIEALACGTPVAAYPVAGPRDIVTSAVGALGDELARAIGAALFCDREACARYGASYSWSAATGQFLSGLAAFEAEQLPAA comes from the coding sequence ATGAATGGTGTCGTCCGTACGCTCACGACTACTTGCGATCACTTGCGCGAACATGGGCACGATGTGCTGGTCGTCTCGCCCGACGAATTCGCCAGCGTGCCCTGTCCGACTTATCCCGAGATCCGGCTGGCGCTGGCCATTCCCGGCGCAGTGGCGAACCGGCTGCGCGCCTTTTCGCCCGAGGCGATCCATATCGCCACCGAGGGGCCGCTCGGCATGACGGCACGGCGCTATTGTGCAAAACACGATATCCGTTTCACCACTGCCTACCACACGCAGTTTCCCGACTATCTCGCGCAGCGCACGCATCTGCCAGCCGCATGGTTCTGGCGGTATATCCAGTGGTTCCACCGCCCCGCCAAACGCGTGCTGGTGGCAACCGAGAGCATTAGTGAGGAGTTGCGCGCGCATGGGCTGACCCAGCTGCACCGCTGGAGCCGCGGGGTCGATCTCTCCTGCTTTACGCCCGATGCACCGCCGCCAGCCGAATTTGCCGATCTGCGGCGCCCGATCCAGCTCTATGTCGGCCGGGTCGCGATCGAGAAGAATGTCGAGGCGTTCCTCGAAGCCGACTATCCCGGCAGCAAGGTCGTGGTTGGCGACGGACCGTCGCTGACATCCCTGCGCGCGAAATATCCCGATGTTCATTTCCTTGGGCGGCGTTCGGGGCGTGATCTGGCGGGGTGCTACGCCGGGGCGGATGTCTTCGTCTTCCCCAGCAGGACCGACACTTTCGGGCTGGTCATGATCGAGGCGCTGGCCTGCGGGACTCCGGTCGCCGCCTATCCGGTTGCCGGGCCGCGCGATATCGTGACCAGCGCGGTCGGCGCATTGGGTGATGAACTCGCCCGCGCGATCGGCGCAGCGTTGTTCTGCGACCGCGAGGCCTGTGCCCGGTATGGCGCAAGCTACAGTTGGTCTGCCGCGACGGGGCAGTTCCTCAGCGGGCTTGCAGCTTTCGAGGCAGAGCAGCTTCCCGCCGCCTGA
- a CDS encoding UDP-2,3-diacylglucosamine diphosphatase encodes MNDLPNHFDAVHKVASFPSIKPSVPERTTGKRREFRTIWISDVHLGTRGCNHELLIDFLDHTDSETMYLVGDIIDGWRLKKKVYWPPEHNDIVWRILKRAKRGTRIVYIPGNHDEMVRPFSGMNLGGVEILRAAFHDTADGRRLMVLHGDEFDTIMLAHRWLAFVGDALYHVMMKLNNWVAGARKRLGMPYWSISKAAKHKVKNAVEFISKYEEVVARAAAERGVDGVVCGHIHTAEFRTFDHDGKQVEYWNDGDWVEGCNALVEHFDGTMEILHWPAEIARREAEQSAVAPSVPEAA; translated from the coding sequence ATGAATGATCTGCCCAACCACTTCGATGCCGTCCACAAGGTGGCGAGTTTTCCGTCGATTAAACCCAGCGTGCCCGAACGCACGACCGGCAAGCGGCGCGAGTTTCGCACGATCTGGATCAGCGATGTCCATCTCGGTACCCGGGGCTGTAATCACGAATTGCTGATCGATTTCCTCGACCACACCGATAGCGAGACAATGTATCTCGTCGGCGACATCATCGATGGCTGGCGGCTGAAGAAGAAGGTCTACTGGCCCCCCGAACACAATGACATCGTCTGGCGCATCCTCAAGCGCGCCAAACGCGGTACGCGGATCGTCTATATTCCCGGAAATCACGATGAAATGGTCCGCCCGTTCAGCGGGATGAATCTGGGCGGGGTCGAGATCCTGCGTGCGGCGTTCCACGACACTGCCGACGGGCGCCGACTAATGGTGCTGCATGGCGACGAATTCGACACGATCATGCTCGCGCACCGCTGGCTCGCCTTCGTTGGCGACGCGCTCTACCATGTGATGATGAAGCTCAACAATTGGGTGGCCGGCGCGCGCAAGCGGCTGGGCATGCCCTATTGGTCGATCTCGAAAGCTGCCAAGCACAAGGTCAAGAACGCGGTCGAATTCATTTCGAAGTACGAGGAAGTCGTCGCGCGTGCCGCAGCCGAACGCGGCGTCGACGGGGTAGTTTGCGGCCACATCCACACTGCCGAATTCCGCACCTTCGACCATGATGGCAAGCAGGTCGAATACTGGAACGACGGCGACTGGGTCGAGGGCTGCAACGCGCTGGTTGAGCATTTCGACGGGACCATGGAAATCCTCCACTGGCCCGCTGAGATCGCGCGGCGCGAAGCCGAGCAGTCGGCAGTCGCGCCATCGGTACCGGAGGCCGCGTGA
- a CDS encoding glutathione S-transferase family protein: MTEVTLHEDPRSGNCYKINLTAALLGLPLATRQYDTLAGETRTPDFLERVNPNGRIPVLQIGTRFLPESNAACWYLASGSALIPQDRFDRADMLRWMFFEQYSHEPNIATMRFWLHFIGSAQLSPQQRAQMMAKRIAGCEALSLMDSHLAAHDWFVGDSVSLADIALFAYTHVAEEGGFGLGDYPAVGRWIERVSELPHFIPMG; the protein is encoded by the coding sequence GTGACTGAGGTCACGCTCCACGAGGATCCGCGTAGCGGCAATTGCTACAAGATCAATCTGACCGCCGCGCTGCTCGGCCTGCCGTTGGCAACCCGGCAGTACGATACCCTCGCTGGAGAAACACGGACGCCCGACTTCCTTGAACGGGTCAATCCGAACGGGCGCATCCCCGTGCTGCAGATCGGCACGCGCTTTTTGCCCGAAAGCAATGCCGCCTGCTGGTATCTCGCCTCGGGCAGCGCACTGATCCCGCAGGACCGCTTCGACCGGGCGGACATGCTGCGGTGGATGTTCTTCGAGCAATACAGCCACGAACCCAATATCGCGACCATGCGCTTCTGGCTGCATTTTATCGGTAGCGCGCAGCTGTCGCCGCAGCAGAGGGCGCAGATGATGGCCAAGCGGATCGCGGGCTGCGAGGCGCTGTCGCTGATGGATAGCCATCTTGCCGCGCACGACTGGTTTGTGGGCGACAGTGTCTCGCTCGCCGATATCGCGCTGTTTGCCTATACCCATGTGGCGGAAGAAGGCGGCTTCGGGCTGGGTGATTATCCAGCGGTAGGCCGCTGGATCGAACGGGTGTCCGAACTCCCCCATTTCATCCCCATGGGGTGA
- a CDS encoding NAD(P)H-quinone oxidoreductase — protein MAADLPETMAATGFDEPGGPEVLRSEQLPVPQPGENQVLIHVAYAGVNRPDVIQRQGYYPPPPGASPIPGLEVSGTVVAIGKGAPPEMLGRRVCALVSGGGYAEYCLAHSAHCLRVPKAMTMQVAAAVPETLFTVWHNVFERGWAGNGDTLLVHGGTSGIGTMAIQLARAFDIAVIATAGSEEKCQAIRDLGADLAINYKTQDFVEEVKRFTGGQGVNVVLDMVSGDYVARNIECLADDGRHVTIAVLGGLKAEINMATIMRKRLALTGSTLRPRSDDFKALLADEIYNHAWPLFEDGTIAPVMDQTFALADASAAHARMEAGDHIGKIVLEVAGD, from the coding sequence GTGGCAGCAGATTTGCCGGAAACGATGGCAGCGACGGGTTTCGACGAGCCCGGCGGACCCGAGGTATTGCGGTCCGAGCAATTGCCCGTGCCCCAACCGGGCGAGAACCAGGTGCTGATCCATGTCGCTTACGCCGGGGTCAACCGGCCCGACGTGATCCAGCGGCAGGGCTATTACCCGCCGCCGCCCGGTGCCTCGCCGATCCCGGGGCTCGAAGTCTCGGGCACCGTCGTGGCGATCGGCAAGGGCGCGCCGCCCGAAATGCTGGGCAGGCGTGTCTGCGCGCTCGTGTCGGGCGGGGGCTATGCGGAATACTGCCTGGCGCATTCGGCGCATTGTCTGCGCGTGCCCAAGGCGATGACGATGCAGGTCGCGGCGGCAGTTCCCGAAACGCTGTTTACCGTGTGGCACAATGTGTTCGAACGGGGCTGGGCCGGTAATGGCGACACGCTGCTGGTCCATGGCGGCACCAGCGGGATCGGGACCATGGCAATCCAGTTGGCGAGGGCTTTCGACATTGCCGTGATCGCGACCGCGGGAAGCGAAGAGAAATGCCAGGCAATCCGTGATTTGGGGGCCGATCTGGCGATCAATTACAAGACGCAGGATTTCGTCGAGGAGGTCAAGCGCTTCACGGGTGGCCAGGGGGTCAACGTGGTGCTCGACATGGTTTCGGGCGATTACGTCGCGCGCAATATCGAATGTCTTGCCGATGACGGCCGGCATGTAACCATCGCCGTGCTTGGCGGGCTCAAGGCCGAAATCAACATGGCCACGATCATGCGCAAGCGGCTGGCGCTGACCGGTTCGACGCTGCGGCCGCGCTCTGACGATTTCAAGGCGCTGCTGGCCGATGAAATCTATAACCATGCCTGGCCGCTGTTCGAGGATGGCACGATCGCGCCGGTGATGGACCAGACCTTCGCGCTCGCCGATGCGAGCGCTGCGCATGCGCGGATGGAGGCGGGCGATCATATCGGCAAGATCGTGCTCGAGGTAGCGGGTGACTGA
- a CDS encoding DUF1192 domain-containing protein: MDDDARPRPRGDAASLLMAEDLGPYSQDELAVRIALLEAEIDRVEKHRSFAAAHRNAAEALFGRKE; encoded by the coding sequence ATGGATGACGATGCCCGTCCGCGCCCGCGAGGCGACGCCGCGAGCCTGCTTATGGCCGAAGACCTCGGCCCCTATTCGCAGGACGAACTGGCGGTGCGGATCGCGCTGCTCGAAGCCGAGATTGACCGGGTCGAGAAACACCGCAGCTTCGCTGCCGCGCACCGCAATGCGGCAGAGGCATTGTTCGGGCGAAAGGAATAG
- the clpA gene encoding ATP-dependent Clp protease ATP-binding subunit ClpA, with product MPSFAANLEKTLHAALTDAGERRHEYATLEHLLLALIDDEDGAQVMAACGVDLGELTAVVKQYLEQEYQSLQSDETADPQPTAGFQRVIQRAILHVQSSGKDTVTGANVLVALFSERDSYAVYFLQQQDMSRLDAVSFISHGIGKGGKQVESRPSQGAEEGEAQSEDKAAEKGKKETALDQFTVNLNKKAEDGRIDPLIGRGPEVDRTVQILCRRSKNNPLYVGDPGVGKTAIAEGLARKIVEGEVPEVLQDAVIYSLDMGALLAGTRYRGDFEERLKQVVNELEGMPDAILFIDEIHTVIGAGATSGGAMDASNLLKPALSSGAIRCIGSTTYKEFRNHFEKDRALLRRFQKIDVNEPTIEDTIKILKGLKTAFQDHHKVTYTVDALKTAVELSARYINDRKLPDKAIDVIDEVGAMQMLVPPSRRKKKITAREIEAVIATMARIPPKSVSKDDKKALENLDRDLRRVVFGQDAAVKKLSTAMKLSRAGLRDPDKPIGSFLFSGPTGVGKTEVARQLASIMGIELKRFDMSEYMERHSVSRLIGAPPGYVGYDQGGLLTDAVDQNPHSVLLLDEIEKAHPDLFNILLQVMDNGRLTDHHGKTVDFRNVVLIMTTNAGAADMASQGIGFGDVSKEDASEEAVKRMFTPEFRNRLDAVVPFAYLGRDTVARVVDKFILQLELQLAEQNVDIQFDQEARAWMADKGYDRLYGARPMGRLIQEKIKQPLAEELLFGKLADGGEVSVTMKDGKPSFELTPAPPKAKRKAPPRKKAAENKAPTSKKPPADASESTDESES from the coding sequence ATGCCCAGCTTTGCCGCCAATCTCGAAAAGACCCTCCACGCCGCTCTCACCGATGCGGGCGAGCGCCGGCACGAATATGCGACGCTCGAGCACCTGCTGCTCGCACTGATCGACGACGAGGATGGCGCGCAGGTCATGGCCGCCTGCGGGGTCGACCTTGGTGAGCTGACCGCGGTGGTGAAGCAGTATCTCGAGCAGGAATACCAGTCGCTGCAATCGGACGAAACCGCCGACCCGCAGCCGACCGCGGGGTTCCAGCGGGTGATCCAGCGCGCGATCCTGCATGTCCAGTCGAGCGGCAAGGATACGGTGACCGGCGCCAATGTGCTGGTCGCGCTGTTTTCCGAACGCGACAGCTATGCGGTCTATTTCCTGCAGCAGCAGGACATGAGCCGGCTCGACGCGGTGAGCTTCATCAGCCACGGCATCGGCAAGGGCGGCAAGCAGGTCGAAAGCCGTCCGTCACAGGGTGCCGAAGAAGGCGAAGCGCAAAGCGAGGACAAGGCCGCCGAGAAGGGCAAGAAGGAAACCGCGCTCGACCAGTTCACCGTCAATCTCAACAAGAAGGCCGAAGATGGCCGGATCGACCCGCTGATCGGCCGCGGACCCGAGGTCGACCGGACGGTCCAGATCCTGTGCCGCAGGAGCAAGAACAACCCGCTTTATGTCGGCGATCCCGGCGTCGGGAAAACCGCCATTGCCGAAGGCCTCGCGCGCAAGATCGTCGAAGGCGAAGTGCCCGAAGTGCTGCAGGACGCGGTGATCTATTCGCTCGACATGGGCGCGCTGCTCGCCGGGACGCGCTATCGCGGCGATTTCGAGGAGCGGCTCAAGCAGGTCGTGAACGAGCTTGAAGGCATGCCCGATGCGATCCTGTTCATCGACGAGATTCACACGGTAATCGGTGCCGGCGCGACCAGCGGCGGGGCGATGGACGCATCCAACCTGCTCAAACCGGCGCTGAGTTCGGGTGCGATCCGCTGCATCGGCTCGACCACCTACAAGGAATTCCGCAACCACTTCGAGAAAGACCGCGCGCTGCTGCGCCGCTTCCAGAAGATCGATGTGAACGAGCCCACGATCGAGGACACGATCAAGATCCTCAAGGGTCTGAAGACCGCGTTCCAGGACCACCACAAGGTGACCTACACGGTCGACGCGCTCAAGACCGCGGTCGAACTGTCGGCGCGTTACATCAACGACCGCAAGCTGCCCGACAAGGCGATCGACGTGATCGACGAGGTCGGCGCGATGCAGATGCTGGTGCCACCCAGCCGCCGTAAGAAGAAGATCACCGCCCGAGAGATCGAGGCGGTCATCGCGACCATGGCGCGCATTCCGCCCAAATCGGTATCGAAGGACGACAAGAAGGCGCTCGAAAATCTCGATCGCGACCTGCGGCGTGTCGTCTTCGGGCAGGATGCGGCGGTGAAGAAGCTGTCGACCGCGATGAAATTGTCGCGCGCAGGCCTGCGCGATCCCGACAAGCCGATCGGCTCATTCCTGTTCAGCGGGCCCACCGGCGTCGGCAAGACCGAAGTCGCGCGCCAACTGGCCAGCATCATGGGGATCGAGCTCAAGCGCTTCGATATGTCCGAGTATATGGAGCGTCACAGCGTCAGCCGCCTGATCGGCGCGCCTCCGGGCTACGTCGGTTACGACCAGGGCGGGCTGCTGACCGATGCGGTCGACCAGAACCCGCATTCCGTGTTGCTGCTCGACGAGATCGAGAAAGCGCATCCCGACCTGTTCAACATCCTGCTGCAGGTGATGGATAACGGCCGCCTGACCGATCACCACGGTAAGACGGTCGATTTCCGCAATGTGGTGCTGATCATGACCACCAATGCGGGTGCGGCCGACATGGCGAGCCAAGGGATCGGCTTTGGCGATGTCAGCAAGGAAGATGCGAGCGAGGAAGCGGTGAAACGCATGTTCACCCCCGAGTTCCGCAACCGTCTCGATGCGGTGGTACCCTTCGCCTATCTGGGCCGGGACACCGTGGCGCGCGTGGTCGACAAGTTCATCCTCCAGCTTGAACTGCAGCTGGCCGAACAGAATGTCGACATCCAGTTCGACCAAGAGGCTCGCGCTTGGATGGCGGACAAGGGCTACGACCGTCTTTATGGCGCGCGCCCGATGGGCCGCCTGATACAGGAAAAGATCAAGCAGCCGCTCGCCGAGGA